CCCTTGACCGCCTCCCGCTGATTGCGCTCCGGCGTCGCGCCCGGCAGCATCGCGTACTCCGCGGTGATCCATCCGGTCCCGCGCCCGCGCATCCAGGGCGGCACCCGGTCCTCGACGCTCGCCGCGCAGATCACCCGCGTGTTTCCCAGCAAGATCAGCACGCTGCCGTCGGCAAACGTCAGAAACCCCGGCTGAAACGAAACCGGACGAAGCTGGTCGGGTCCGCGCCCGTCGCTACGCACTTGCACCACCTGCTCCAATGCGCGCGCAACGCGGCCGTACCCTACAAGGCGATCGGGCCCTCACCCATTTCGGAGACGTCGACGATCTCGACGAGCTCGTCCGGCATCGCGTTGATGTGCCCGTAGCCGCGCTGAAGATCGAACTCGATCTTGATCTCGATTCCCGCACGCAGACTTGCCCGCGCTTCTTCGAGCGTGTCGCCCGCTCCGTACGCGCCGGAGAACTCGGGGCTGCGGCCCCAAACCGATCCGTCCGACGATCGTTCGTATATCCCGTGGTACGTCATCGAAACCATCCTGCGTCCTTTGCGATGCTGTGAAACGTCCCCGGCGGCAAATGCTCTTGGCCGTTACGGTGCCAAGGCACGACGATCGATTCCTTTCTCTGGGGATGCTCGAAGACCCGATGGCTTCCGCGTCCGCGCGCCTTGACCCATACCCAGCCTTCCTTCTCAAGCCGCTTCTGCACGTCTCGCGCCTTCTGCGTTCGCACGAGACCAGCATGGCGCCTCGCGCGATCCGCGGCGTTTCGGCCATGTTACCGAACGTCGCCGGTGAGGGGCTATTCTACGGTGACGGTCTTCGCGAGGTTGCGGGGCTGGTCGACGTCTTTGCCTTCGATGTCGGCGATGTGGTAGGCGAGGAGCTGGAGCGGGATCACGTTGACGATCGGCGAGAGGAGCTCTTCCACGCGCGGGACCCACAGCACGTAATCGGCGAGCGCGGCGGCTTCGTCGTCGCCGTGGTTCGCGACCAGGACGATCGGCGCTTCGCGCGCTTTCGACTCGGCGATGTTCGAGAGGATCTTCTCGCGGACGCGGCCTTCGGTCACGATCCCGACGACCGGCGTCTTCGGGTCGAGCAGCGCGATCGGGCCGTGCTTCATCTCGCCGGCGGCGTAGCCCTCGGCGTGGATGTAGCTGATCTCCTTCAACTTCAGCGCGCCTTCGAGCGCGGTCGGGAAGTTGACGTAGCGGCCGAGGAAAAGCGCCGAGCGCGCGCGGCGAATCTTCTTGGCGACCTTCTTCACTTCGTCCGAGGTGTTCAGCACGACGTCGATCGCGGCGGGGAGCAGCTTCGTCCCTTCGGCGATCTCGCGCAGGCGCTCGGCCGGGGCCGACTTCCGAATGCGAGCGAGGTAGAGCGCCAGCAGCAC
This genomic window from Candidatus Eremiobacterota bacterium contains:
- a CDS encoding type II toxin-antitoxin system HicA family toxin gives rise to the protein MRTQKARDVQKRLEKEGWVWVKARGRGSHRVFEHPQRKESIVVPWHRNGQEHLPPGTFHSIAKDAGWFR
- a CDS encoding type II toxin-antitoxin system HicB family antitoxin — protein: MVSMTYHGIYERSSDGSVWGRSPEFSGAYGAGDTLEEARASLRAGIEIKIEFDLQRGYGHINAMPDELVEIVDVSEMGEGPIAL